One genomic segment of Lysobacter sp. 5GHs7-4 includes these proteins:
- a CDS encoding glycosyltransferase, translated as MNILMLSDVYFPRVNGVSTSIRTFAQSLARMGHAVTLVAPDYGPDSGQEQHDGHGEFEILRLPSRVIFFDPEDRLIRASALREAQARLQARDWDVIHIHTPFRAHNLGVRLARQTGRPTVETYHTYFEEYVGHYLPWLPAPLLRAFARRASRSLCHGVDHLIVPTAQMVQVLDRYGIGTPSTVLPTGIDLSEFARGDGAQFRAQHGIAPQRPTLVTVSRLAVEKNIAFLLRVARRLADAFPDLLFLIAGEGPDAERLKRLTVELKLQDHVRFFGNLDRRTTLLDAYRAGDVFVFASPTETQGLVLIEAMALGVPIVSTAVMGTATVLRDARSAVISEEGEAAFAEHVATVLRSPETRAALSAAGPVDARAWSTEGLMEQVVALYERLASRRAVATTMTAEAHS; from the coding sequence ATGAACATCCTGATGCTGTCCGACGTGTATTTTCCGCGGGTCAACGGCGTCTCGACGTCGATCCGCACCTTCGCCCAGTCGCTGGCGCGCATGGGGCATGCGGTGACATTGGTGGCACCGGATTACGGGCCGGACAGCGGCCAGGAACAGCACGACGGCCACGGCGAGTTCGAGATCCTGCGGCTGCCGTCGCGGGTCATTTTCTTCGACCCGGAGGATCGCCTGATCCGCGCATCGGCGCTGCGCGAGGCGCAGGCGCGCCTGCAGGCGCGGGATTGGGACGTGATCCACATCCACACGCCGTTCCGCGCCCACAATCTGGGCGTGCGGCTGGCGCGGCAGACCGGGCGGCCGACGGTGGAGACCTACCACACCTATTTCGAGGAGTACGTCGGCCATTACCTGCCGTGGCTGCCGGCGCCGCTGCTGCGCGCGTTCGCGCGCCGGGCTTCGCGATCGCTGTGCCACGGCGTCGATCACCTGATCGTGCCGACCGCGCAGATGGTGCAGGTGCTGGACCGGTACGGCATCGGCACGCCCTCGACGGTGCTGCCGACCGGGATCGACCTGAGCGAGTTCGCGCGCGGCGACGGCGCGCAGTTCCGTGCGCAGCACGGCATCGCGCCGCAGCGGCCGACCCTGGTCACGGTGAGCCGGCTGGCGGTCGAGAAGAACATCGCCTTCCTGCTGCGGGTGGCGCGGCGTCTGGCGGACGCGTTTCCGGACCTGCTGTTCCTGATCGCGGGCGAAGGCCCCGACGCCGAGCGCCTCAAGCGCCTCACCGTGGAGTTGAAGCTGCAGGACCATGTGCGCTTTTTCGGCAATCTGGACCGGCGTACGACTTTGCTGGACGCGTATCGCGCGGGCGACGTGTTCGTGTTCGCCTCGCCGACGGAAACCCAGGGCCTGGTCCTGATCGAGGCCATGGCGCTGGGCGTGCCGATCGTGTCGACGGCGGTGATGGGCACGGCCACGGTGTTGCGCGATGCGCGCAGCGCGGTGATCAGCGAGGAAGGCGAAGCCGCGTTCGCCGAGCACGTGGCGACGGTGCTGCGTTCGCCCGAAACCCGCGCCGCCTTGTCCGCGGCCGGGCCGGTGGACGCGCGCGCGTGGAGCACCGAGGGGCTGATGGAGCAGGTGGTGGCGTTGTACGAACGCCTGGCGAGCAGGCGTGCGGTCGCCACGACGATGACGGCGGAAGCCCACTCCTAA
- a CDS encoding DUF6164 family protein yields MSKLLLNLRQVPEDEAADVRALLDAHRIEYYETQPSRWGISYGGIWIAYDRDEAAARALMAQYQGERQTRARAEHAAAQRDGSAETFADIARREPLRVLAIVAAIAALLALLALPAWLLRP; encoded by the coding sequence ATGTCGAAACTGCTGCTCAATCTGCGCCAGGTGCCCGAGGACGAGGCCGCCGACGTGCGCGCGTTGCTGGATGCGCACCGCATCGAGTATTACGAAACCCAGCCCAGCCGCTGGGGCATCTCCTACGGCGGCATCTGGATCGCCTACGACCGCGACGAGGCGGCCGCGCGCGCCTTGATGGCGCAGTACCAGGGCGAGCGCCAGACCCGCGCCCGCGCCGAGCACGCGGCGGCGCAGCGCGACGGCAGCGCCGAGACCTTCGCCGATATCGCGCGCCGCGAGCCGCTGCGGGTGCTGGCGATCGTCGCTGCGATCGCGGCCCTGCTGGCGCTGCTGGCCTTGCCGGCGTGGTTGCTGCGGCCCTGA
- a CDS encoding DUF1993 domain-containing protein produces MTVSMHAASVPVFKQFLGSLSALLDKAQAFAADKKIEPEVLLQSRLYPDMFPLQRQVQIACDFAKSVSARLADAEVPSYPDDETSVEQLQARIAKATAFIDSLEPLLFEGSEARDVVLRPGTPKERRFSGTDYLLHYGLPQFYFHVSTAYAILRHNGVEVGKRDYMGQG; encoded by the coding sequence ATGACCGTTTCCATGCACGCCGCCTCCGTACCCGTGTTCAAGCAGTTCCTCGGCAGCCTCAGCGCGCTGCTGGATAAGGCCCAGGCCTTTGCCGCGGACAAGAAGATCGAACCGGAGGTGCTGCTGCAGTCGCGCCTGTACCCGGACATGTTCCCGTTGCAGCGCCAGGTGCAGATCGCCTGCGATTTCGCCAAGAGCGTGAGCGCGCGCCTGGCCGACGCCGAGGTGCCCTCGTATCCGGACGACGAAACCAGCGTGGAGCAGCTGCAGGCGCGCATCGCCAAGGCCACGGCCTTCATCGACAGCCTGGAGCCGCTGCTGTTCGAAGGTTCGGAAGCACGCGACGTGGTGCTGCGCCCGGGTACGCCGAAGGAGCGCCGCTTCTCCGGCACCGACTACCTGCTGCACTACGGCCTGCCGCAGTTCTATTTCCACGTCAGCACCGCCTACGCGATCCTGCGCCACAACGGCGTCGAGGTCGGCAAGCGCGACTACATGGGCCAGGGCTGA
- a CDS encoding NADP-dependent oxidoreductase: protein MDNRNAREDELDRDADSALAYDDRGLMQAVHFDRYGGPDELYPTVLAMPEAAPGELRVRVRAAGVQPADIARRSGEFARRGIDAQAAFPQRLGHEFAGVVDQIGDGVRGYYHGQEVLGWCDGGAYAEAVTVPAAQVVAKPPMMSWAVAGALSASGQTAQVALRALEVGRGDTLLVHGAAGGVGSIAVQLARLAGARVIGTASRENHAYLRTLGAEPVLYGEGLVARVRELAPQGVTVALDAAGRGAIAASLALGARRERIGSLVDGAGAREHGALRLRGECDRDRLRQLVELYEHGRLHVHVREIYPLAHAAVAHRDVETGHGRGKVVLMVYQIGDSGFGP from the coding sequence ATGGACAACCGCAACGCGCGCGAAGACGAGCTCGACCGCGACGCCGATTCCGCCCTCGCCTACGACGACCGCGGCCTGATGCAGGCCGTGCATTTCGATCGCTACGGCGGCCCCGACGAGCTCTACCCCACCGTGCTGGCCATGCCCGAGGCGGCGCCGGGCGAGTTGCGCGTGCGCGTGCGCGCGGCCGGCGTGCAGCCGGCCGACATCGCGCGCCGCAGCGGCGAGTTCGCGCGGCGCGGCATCGACGCGCAGGCCGCCTTCCCGCAGCGCCTGGGCCACGAGTTCGCCGGCGTCGTCGACCAGATCGGCGACGGCGTGCGCGGCTACTACCACGGCCAGGAAGTGCTGGGCTGGTGCGACGGCGGCGCCTATGCCGAAGCCGTGACCGTGCCCGCCGCGCAAGTCGTGGCCAAGCCGCCGATGATGTCCTGGGCCGTGGCCGGCGCGCTGTCCGCGTCCGGTCAGACCGCGCAGGTCGCCCTGCGCGCGCTCGAGGTAGGACGCGGCGACACCTTGCTGGTCCACGGCGCCGCCGGCGGCGTGGGTTCGATCGCAGTCCAGCTGGCGCGTCTGGCCGGCGCGCGCGTGATCGGCACCGCCAGTCGCGAAAACCACGCCTACCTGCGCACCCTGGGCGCCGAGCCGGTCCTGTACGGCGAAGGCCTGGTCGCGCGCGTGCGCGAACTCGCGCCGCAGGGCGTGACGGTCGCGCTGGACGCGGCCGGACGCGGCGCCATCGCCGCCTCGCTGGCACTGGGCGCCCGCCGCGAACGCATCGGCAGCCTGGTCGATGGCGCAGGCGCGCGCGAGCACGGCGCACTGCGCCTGCGCGGCGAATGCGACCGCGACCGCCTGCGCCAGTTGGTCGAACTCTACGAACACGGTCGCCTGCACGTGCACGTGCGCGAGATCTATCCGCTGGCGCATGCCGCGGTCGCGCACCGCGACGTCGAGACCGGCCACGGCCGCGGCAAGGTGGTGCTGATGGTGTACCAGATCGGCGACAGCGGATTCGGGCCGTGA
- a CDS encoding tail fiber protein, with the protein MSTPYVGEIRMFGFSRSPNGWFACDGSLKSIAEYEVLYALIGTTYGGDGINTFGVPDLRGRVPIHQGHGPGLGTYVMGQMAGTESVTLITTQLPTHTHPLMATTALSTTGAVGNTVLPAAVSGETMYVTDITGATGAPLAANAIVPAGNTQPHDNEMPTLTVQFCIAWAGVFPSQG; encoded by the coding sequence ATGAGCACCCCTTACGTCGGAGAAATCCGGATGTTCGGCTTTTCGCGCTCGCCCAACGGCTGGTTCGCGTGCGACGGCTCGCTTAAGTCCATCGCCGAGTACGAGGTTCTGTACGCGCTGATCGGCACCACCTACGGCGGCGACGGCATCAACACCTTCGGCGTGCCCGACCTGCGCGGCCGCGTGCCGATCCACCAGGGCCACGGCCCGGGTCTGGGCACCTACGTGATGGGCCAGATGGCCGGCACCGAAAGCGTCACCCTGATCACCACGCAGCTGCCGACCCACACCCATCCGCTGATGGCCACCACGGCCCTGTCCACCACCGGCGCGGTCGGCAACACGGTCCTGCCCGCCGCGGTCTCCGGCGAAACCATGTACGTCACCGACATCACCGGCGCCACCGGTGCACCGCTGGCGGCCAACGCGATCGTCCCCGCCGGCAACACCCAGCCGCACGACAACGAAATGCCGACGCTGACGGTGCAGTTCTGCATCGCCTGGGCGGGCGTTTTCCCGTCGCAGGGCTAA
- a CDS encoding MFS transporter, with amino-acid sequence MPDEAASSGANAAAGVFDRRYRALTVGAIALVALGAFEALAVATAMPTVAEALNGLPLYALAFGGTLAASVVGMVASGRWADTRGPAMPLRHGIVWFAIGLLVAGLAPSMAWLLLGRVLQGFGGGLMSVALYVVVGRKYPQALRPRIFAAFAAAWVVPAVIGPAISGAIVEHLGWRWVFLSVPLIAVAAAALVLPAVRHLGPPAHADSADADAPARMPWAIGAAGSALLLHIAGQQRGALAVFLLALAAAGLVVCALRLLPAGTLRAARGLPTVIALRGIASAAFFGTEVFLPLLLSHERDWSPTAAGLALTLGAIGWSTGSWYRGRPVQRYAPPRLLQAGMSLIAIGIAAIAALLAPAVPTAVGVSGWVLAGLGMGMVFPSLSVLTLELSPPAQQGLNSSALQLCDALFTASVLAIGGSLFAALLPHGHAGAYLSGFAITLALALTGAVLARQVQP; translated from the coding sequence ATCCCCGACGAAGCTGCGAGTTCCGGCGCAAACGCGGCGGCTGGCGTGTTCGACCGGCGCTACCGCGCGCTCACCGTCGGCGCGATCGCCCTGGTCGCGCTGGGCGCGTTCGAGGCGCTGGCGGTGGCGACCGCGATGCCGACCGTGGCCGAGGCCCTGAACGGCTTGCCGCTGTACGCGCTCGCCTTCGGCGGCACGCTGGCCGCCAGCGTGGTCGGCATGGTCGCGTCCGGCCGCTGGGCCGACACGCGCGGACCGGCGATGCCGCTGCGCCATGGCATCGTCTGGTTCGCGATCGGATTGCTGGTGGCCGGCCTGGCCCCGTCGATGGCCTGGCTGCTGCTCGGCCGCGTCCTGCAAGGGTTCGGCGGCGGCCTGATGTCGGTCGCGCTGTACGTGGTGGTCGGGCGCAAATACCCGCAGGCATTGCGCCCGCGCATCTTCGCCGCGTTCGCCGCCGCCTGGGTGGTGCCGGCCGTCATCGGCCCGGCGATCAGCGGCGCCATCGTCGAACACCTGGGCTGGCGCTGGGTGTTCCTGTCGGTGCCGCTGATCGCGGTCGCGGCCGCCGCGCTGGTGTTGCCGGCCGTGCGCCATCTCGGCCCGCCCGCGCATGCCGATTCGGCCGACGCCGACGCGCCTGCGCGCATGCCCTGGGCCATCGGCGCGGCAGGCAGCGCGCTGCTGCTGCACATCGCCGGCCAGCAACGCGGCGCGCTGGCGGTCTTCCTGCTCGCATTGGCGGCCGCGGGGCTGGTGGTCTGCGCGCTGCGCCTGCTGCCCGCCGGCACCCTGCGCGCGGCGCGCGGCTTGCCGACCGTGATCGCCCTGCGCGGCATCGCCTCGGCCGCGTTCTTCGGTACCGAAGTGTTTCTGCCGCTGCTGCTCTCGCACGAACGCGATTGGTCGCCGACCGCCGCCGGCCTGGCGCTCACCCTGGGCGCGATCGGCTGGTCGACCGGATCCTGGTACCGCGGCCGTCCCGTGCAGCGCTACGCGCCGCCGCGCCTGCTGCAAGCCGGCATGAGCCTGATCGCGATCGGCATCGCCGCCATCGCCGCCCTGCTCGCGCCAGCGGTGCCCACCGCCGTCGGCGTATCGGGCTGGGTGCTCGCCGGCCTGGGCATGGGCATGGTCTTCCCCAGTCTTTCGGTGCTGACCCTGGAACTGTCGCCGCCCGCGCAGCAGGGCCTGAACTCGTCGGCGCTGCAACTGTGCGATGCGCTGTTCACCGCCAGCGTGCTCGCGATCGGCGGCTCGCTGTTCGCCGCGCTGCTGCCGCACGGCCACGCCGGCGCCTACCTGTCGGGGTTCGCGATCACACTGGCCTTGGCGCTGACGGGCGCGGTGCTCGCACGTCAGGTGCAGCCGTAG
- a CDS encoding GNAT family N-acetyltransferase yields MRDDDLPWLRDLYASTRADELAPIPWPDAAKRAFLDNQFALQHQHYLLHYADADFLAIERGGAPVGRYYLQRAAPDHLIVDVCLLPAERGRGVAAALIGHSQQTAAAQGCGLKLHVQSDNAAAQRLYQRLGFVVIENLQSHLLLRWTQG; encoded by the coding sequence TTGCGCGACGACGACCTGCCCTGGCTGCGCGATCTCTACGCCAGCACCCGCGCCGACGAACTCGCGCCTATCCCTTGGCCCGACGCCGCCAAACGCGCCTTCCTCGACAACCAGTTCGCGCTGCAGCACCAGCACTACCTGCTGCACTACGCCGACGCCGACTTCCTCGCCATCGAGCGCGGCGGCGCGCCGGTCGGCCGCTACTACCTGCAGCGCGCCGCGCCCGATCACCTGATCGTCGATGTCTGCCTGCTGCCGGCCGAGCGTGGGCGCGGCGTGGCCGCGGCCCTGATCGGCCACAGCCAGCAAACGGCCGCCGCGCAAGGCTGCGGCTTGAAGCTGCACGTGCAATCCGACAACGCCGCCGCGCAGCGCCTGTACCAGCGCCTTGGCTTCGTTGTGATCGAGAATCTGCAGTCCCACCTGCTGTTGCGCTGGACCCAGGGTTGA
- a CDS encoding type 1 glutamine amidotransferase: MSTPRKLMIGLSPRLMRNLPAQYGFRNKTLQYLEQSMAHWVMDAGALVAMIPTVDPHGDVQRSDLSVREYAYSFDGLILQGGADIDPVAYGEQPSEMLQSTDPERDRFELSLLRAFVVAGKPVLGVCRGMQLINVAYGGSLYQDLVAGGATRSVHYLPERYDEHAHSLRIEPGGWLAGLYPPREGTRVNSIHHQGIRRVGDGLDVEAWSDDGIPECIRARDAAFVVGVQWHPEFHDARFPELMPGRPLLDAFLAAAGNARGE, encoded by the coding sequence ATGTCCACGCCGCGCAAACTGATGATCGGCCTGTCGCCGCGACTGATGCGCAACCTGCCCGCGCAGTACGGCTTCCGCAACAAGACCCTGCAGTACCTGGAACAGTCGATGGCGCACTGGGTGATGGACGCCGGCGCGCTGGTGGCGATGATTCCCACCGTCGACCCGCACGGCGACGTCCAGCGCAGCGACCTGTCGGTGCGCGAGTACGCGTACTCCTTCGACGGCCTGATCCTGCAGGGCGGCGCCGACATCGATCCGGTCGCCTATGGCGAACAGCCCAGCGAGATGCTGCAGAGCACCGACCCCGAACGCGACCGCTTCGAGCTGTCGCTGCTGCGCGCGTTCGTGGTCGCGGGCAAGCCGGTGCTGGGGGTATGCCGCGGCATGCAGCTGATCAACGTCGCCTACGGCGGCAGCCTGTACCAGGATCTGGTCGCCGGCGGCGCCACCCGCAGCGTGCATTACCTGCCCGAACGCTACGACGAGCACGCGCACTCGCTGCGCATCGAACCCGGCGGCTGGCTGGCGGGCCTGTATCCGCCGCGCGAGGGCACGCGGGTGAATTCCATCCATCACCAGGGCATCCGCCGTGTCGGCGACGGCCTCGACGTCGAGGCCTGGTCCGACGACGGCATTCCCGAATGCATCCGCGCGCGCGACGCCGCGTTCGTGGTCGGCGTGCAGTGGCATCCGGAATTCCACGACGCGCGCTTTCCGGAGCTGATGCCTGGGCGGCCGCTGCTGGATGCGTTCCTCGCCGCGGCCGGCAACGCCCGCGGCGAGTGA
- a CDS encoding tail fiber protein, with translation MTEPFIGEIQLFGFNFPPRGWAFCNGVTMAIQQNTALFSLLGTQYGGNGQSTFQLPNFTNRTAIQQGQGPGLTPHSIGEVYGSNSVTLTQNTIPSHTHPLTVYNQPTEAKRTSAPAAGNYLGLPTTGNPFVQNATASVQFSPNMIGPAGNGQPHENRQPYLASNFCIALQGVFPSFP, from the coding sequence ATGACCGAACCTTTCATCGGCGAAATCCAGCTGTTCGGCTTCAACTTCCCGCCGCGCGGCTGGGCCTTCTGCAATGGCGTCACCATGGCCATCCAGCAGAACACCGCGCTGTTCTCCCTGCTGGGCACCCAGTACGGCGGTAACGGCCAGAGCACCTTCCAGCTGCCCAACTTCACCAACCGCACGGCCATCCAGCAGGGCCAGGGCCCGGGCCTGACGCCTCACTCCATCGGTGAGGTCTACGGCAGCAACTCGGTGACGCTGACCCAGAACACCATTCCGTCGCACACCCACCCGCTGACCGTCTATAACCAGCCCACCGAAGCCAAGCGCACCAGCGCACCGGCTGCGGGCAACTACCTGGGCCTGCCCACCACCGGCAATCCGTTCGTCCAGAACGCGACCGCCAGCGTGCAGTTCAGTCCCAACATGATCGGCCCGGCCGGCAACGGCCAGCCGCACGAAAACCGCCAGCCCTACCTCGCGTCGAACTTCTGCATCGCGTTGCAGGGCGTCTTCCCGTCCTTCCCGTAA
- a CDS encoding M48 family metallopeptidase: MPPLTYLNGYPEPVLARVRELIAQGRLGAMLRERYAHKHEVRNDRALYEYTTELKSRYLRKAEPLQKVIYDNRLQVISQALGTHTAISRVQGGRLKASREIRIASVFRDAPAEFLKMIVVHELAHLKESEHNRAFYQLCTHMEPDYHQLEFDLRLYLTALDLEGAAKA; this comes from the coding sequence ATGCCACCGCTGACCTATCTCAACGGCTATCCCGAACCCGTGCTCGCGCGCGTGCGCGAGCTGATCGCGCAGGGCCGCCTGGGCGCGATGCTGCGCGAGCGCTATGCGCACAAGCACGAGGTGCGCAACGACCGCGCGCTGTACGAATACACGACCGAACTCAAGAGCCGATACCTGCGCAAGGCCGAGCCTTTGCAGAAGGTGATCTACGACAATCGCCTGCAGGTGATCAGCCAGGCGCTGGGCACGCATACCGCGATCTCGCGCGTGCAGGGCGGCAGGCTCAAGGCCAGCCGCGAGATCCGCATCGCCAGCGTGTTCCGCGACGCGCCGGCGGAGTTCCTCAAGATGATCGTGGTGCACGAACTGGCGCATCTGAAGGAAAGCGAGCACAACCGCGCGTTCTATCAGCTGTGCACGCACATGGAGCCGGACTACCACCAGCTCGAATTCGATCTGCGCCTCTACCTCACGGCGCTGGACCTGGAAGGCGCAGCGAAGGCGTGA
- a CDS encoding tail fiber protein yields MTEVFLGQIMLTGFPFAPKGFALCNGQLLAIAQNQALFSLLGTMYGGNGTTNFALPNMQSRTPTGAGNSVDPGWNPTPYTQGETGGVENVTLLTSQMPGHNHLVNGTNVAGALRNPTSGLYGTNSTNIFGPGTGALVPLQGVGPAGGNQPHPNMQPYTVINFVIALAGIYPSRN; encoded by the coding sequence ATGACCGAAGTCTTCCTCGGGCAGATCATGCTCACGGGTTTCCCGTTCGCGCCCAAGGGGTTCGCCCTTTGCAACGGACAGCTCCTTGCCATCGCCCAGAACCAAGCCCTGTTTTCGTTGTTGGGGACCATGTACGGCGGTAACGGCACCACCAATTTCGCGTTGCCCAACATGCAGTCCCGCACCCCGACCGGTGCCGGCAACTCCGTGGATCCGGGCTGGAACCCGACGCCCTACACCCAGGGCGAAACCGGCGGCGTCGAGAACGTGACCCTGCTGACCAGTCAGATGCCCGGCCATAACCACCTGGTCAACGGCACCAACGTCGCAGGCGCGCTGCGCAATCCCACCTCGGGCTTGTACGGCACCAACAGCACCAACATCTTCGGACCGGGCACCGGCGCCCTGGTCCCGCTGCAGGGCGTGGGCCCGGCCGGCGGCAACCAGCCGCACCCGAACATGCAGCCCTACACCGTGATCAATTTCGTGATCGCGCTGGCCGGCATCTATCCGTCGCGCAACTGA
- a CDS encoding carboxylate-amine ligase, translating into MSETYDYTYGIEEEYFLVRPGAHGLATRVPAALLKQARRELGDSVANEMLQSQIEISTPILRDAVQAQRNLTDLRAGLSQVASRFELGLVASGTHPLGVWREQERSPPSRYRRMMEDFQIVARRSLVCGLHVHVQLPPGVDRVRVMNRVMPWLPLFLALSTSSPFWNRSRTGLLSYRQAVYDEWPRTGIPDFYADEAEYDALAALLTRVNAINDARSLWWGIRPSPRFPTLELRIADCCTRVRDALAIAALYRCLLRYLVRTPQDDPPRSALTRRVIDENRWRAKRFGTEAKFFDESGAEPEPLPQALARLRALCADDIRALDSADALAPLDAILADGSSAHVQLALYREQRERGLGRIESLDAVVDWLRAATIAVD; encoded by the coding sequence GTGAGCGAAACCTACGACTACACCTACGGCATCGAGGAGGAGTACTTCCTCGTCCGCCCCGGCGCGCACGGCCTGGCCACGCGGGTGCCCGCCGCCCTGCTCAAGCAGGCGCGGCGCGAGCTGGGCGATTCGGTCGCCAACGAGATGCTGCAATCGCAGATCGAGATTTCCACCCCGATCCTGCGCGACGCGGTCCAGGCGCAGCGCAATCTGACCGATCTGCGCGCCGGGCTGTCGCAGGTGGCGTCGCGCTTCGAGCTGGGCCTGGTCGCTTCCGGCACCCATCCGCTGGGCGTGTGGCGCGAACAGGAACGCAGCCCGCCGTCGCGCTACCGGCGCATGATGGAAGACTTTCAGATCGTCGCCCGCCGCAGCCTGGTCTGCGGCCTGCACGTGCACGTGCAACTGCCGCCGGGCGTGGACCGGGTGCGGGTGATGAACCGGGTCATGCCCTGGCTGCCGCTGTTCCTGGCGCTGTCGACGTCCTCGCCGTTCTGGAACCGCTCGCGCACCGGCCTGCTCAGCTACCGCCAGGCGGTGTACGACGAATGGCCGCGCACCGGCATCCCCGACTTCTATGCCGACGAGGCCGAGTACGACGCCCTCGCCGCCCTGCTCACGCGCGTGAACGCCATCAACGACGCGCGCTCGCTGTGGTGGGGCATCCGTCCCTCGCCGCGCTTCCCCACGCTGGAGTTGCGTATCGCCGACTGCTGCACGCGCGTGCGCGACGCGCTGGCGATCGCGGCGCTGTACCGCTGCCTGCTGCGTTACCTGGTGCGCACGCCGCAGGACGACCCGCCACGCAGCGCCCTGACCCGGCGCGTGATCGACGAGAACCGCTGGCGCGCCAAGCGCTTCGGCACCGAAGCGAAGTTCTTCGACGAAAGCGGCGCCGAGCCCGAGCCGTTGCCGCAGGCGCTGGCGCGGCTGCGCGCGCTGTGCGCGGACGACATCCGCGCCCTCGACAGCGCCGACGCGCTGGCGCCGCTGGATGCGATCCTCGCCGACGGCAGCAGCGCGCACGTGCAGCTGGCGCTGTACCGCGAACAGCGCGAGCGCGGCCTGGGCCGCATCGAGTCGCTGGACGCCGTGGTCGACTGGCTGCGCGCCGCCACCATCGCGGTCGATTGA
- the soxR gene encoding redox-sensitive transcriptional activator SoxR codes for MAQRSGVAVSTLHFYEAKGLIHSQRTAGNQRRYGRDMLRRIAIIRVAQRVGMPLATILEAFSTLPDARTPTRKDWERLSAAWRTELDERIQKLSQMRDTLDDCIGCGCLSIDRCRLANPGDVLAEDGQGAQRWEHGVE; via the coding sequence ATGGCGCAACGCAGCGGCGTGGCGGTATCGACGCTGCACTTCTACGAGGCCAAGGGCCTGATCCACAGCCAGCGCACGGCCGGTAACCAGCGCCGTTACGGGCGCGACATGCTGCGCCGGATCGCGATCATCCGCGTCGCCCAGCGCGTGGGCATGCCGCTGGCGACCATCCTGGAGGCGTTCTCGACCTTGCCCGACGCGCGCACGCCCACGCGCAAGGACTGGGAGCGCCTGTCGGCGGCCTGGCGCACGGAGCTGGACGAGCGCATCCAGAAGCTCAGCCAGATGCGCGACACCCTCGACGACTGCATCGGTTGCGGCTGCCTGTCGATCGACCGTTGCCGGCTGGCCAATCCCGGCGATGTGCTGGCCGAGGACGGGCAGGGCGCGCAGCGGTGGGAGCATGGGGTGGAGTAG